From Minwuia thermotolerans, the proteins below share one genomic window:
- a CDS encoding efflux RND transporter permease subunit produces MMSTLIDAAISRARTVIATLLLILTAGAAAYIAIPKESDPDINIPILYVSMTHEGISPEDASRLLVRPMEQELQGIEGLKEMRSIAADGFGSVVLEFDAGFNADQAMDDVREKVDLAKSELPDDTDEPQVHEVNFSLFPVIVVTLSGDIPERALFKVARDLQDRIEGLPNVLGVDMAGDREELLEVIIDPARLESYQIDQQQLVQTMNLNNRLVAAGALDTGNGRFAIKVPALFKTAKDVLTLPIKTDGDAVVTLADVTTIRRTFKDVENFARLDGKPAVALEVKKRLGANIIDTIDQVKAMVGATATQWPAGVEVSFSQDRSQQIRTMLTDLQNNVISAILLVMIVVVAALGLRSALLVGVAIPGSFLIGILYLFLFGFTINIVVLFSLILAVGMLVDGAIVVTEFADRKMAEGEHRRTAYALAAKRMAWPIIASTATTLAAFMPLLFWPGVVGEFMQFLPLTLITTLSGSLLMALIFVPTLGSIFGKSPTGENSAVAMAESGSIREIPGFTGMYARFLSGVMKRPALWPSVIVALAVATLIGVNVAYGTFGKGVEFFPDVEPEQALVYVHARGNLSVREQDALVRQVEDRILTLDDFSSVYTRAGKRNEDGSDISEDVIGIINLELKDWEDRRSVDEIFPHIRRLTSDIAGIVVEPREPEAGPPTGKDVQVQITSIYRESLDPVAARIRNYLENEVADLQDIEDSRPLPGIQWELEVDRAMAGRFGVDVATIGAYVQFVTNGVLADDYLPDDAEEDVDIRIRFPVEYRNLDMLDNLNINTPQGSVPLSNFVKREARPKVGKIERIDGKFRLMVKANVAEGVLVDDKVQEIKAWLDTQDIPESVEITFRGADEEQARSMQFLMQAFVIALFIMAIILVTQFNSFYRAFLILTAVIMSTIGVMIGLLVMDQPFGIVMTGVGVISLAGIVVNNNIVLIDTYAHLEKQGMDRYEAIVRTGAQRLRPVLLTTITTICGLMPMVFQANIDFFTRTIAIGAPSTQWWVQLASAVAFGLGFATILTLVVTPCLLALGVRVGQAVHGRRKGDGSGRGDHTPELDLAPAE; encoded by the coding sequence ATGATGAGCACCCTGATCGACGCGGCCATCAGCCGCGCGCGGACCGTCATCGCCACCCTGCTGCTGATCCTGACGGCCGGCGCCGCCGCCTACATCGCGATTCCCAAGGAGTCCGATCCCGACATCAACATCCCCATCCTCTACGTCTCCATGACCCATGAGGGCATCAGCCCCGAGGACGCGTCGCGTCTGCTGGTGCGTCCGATGGAGCAGGAACTTCAGGGTATCGAGGGGCTGAAGGAGATGCGCTCCATCGCCGCCGACGGCTTCGGTTCGGTGGTGCTGGAGTTCGATGCCGGTTTCAACGCCGACCAGGCGATGGACGACGTCCGCGAGAAAGTCGACCTGGCCAAGAGCGAACTGCCCGACGACACCGACGAACCACAGGTCCACGAGGTCAATTTCAGCCTGTTCCCGGTCATCGTGGTCACGCTGTCCGGCGACATCCCCGAGCGCGCGCTGTTCAAGGTCGCGCGCGACCTGCAGGACCGTATCGAGGGCCTGCCCAACGTCCTCGGCGTCGACATGGCCGGCGACCGGGAAGAGCTGCTCGAAGTGATCATCGATCCGGCCAGGCTGGAAAGCTACCAGATCGACCAGCAGCAGCTCGTCCAGACCATGAACCTGAACAACCGTCTGGTGGCCGCCGGCGCGCTGGACACCGGCAATGGCCGTTTCGCGATTAAGGTGCCGGCGCTGTTCAAGACCGCGAAGGACGTGCTGACGCTGCCGATCAAGACCGATGGCGACGCCGTGGTCACGCTGGCGGACGTCACCACCATTCGCCGCACCTTCAAGGACGTGGAGAACTTCGCCCGCCTGGACGGCAAGCCGGCAGTGGCGCTGGAGGTCAAGAAGCGCCTCGGCGCCAACATCATCGACACCATCGACCAGGTGAAGGCCATGGTCGGCGCGACCGCCACGCAATGGCCGGCAGGCGTCGAGGTCTCCTTCAGCCAGGACCGCTCCCAGCAGATCCGCACCATGCTGACGGACCTGCAGAACAACGTCATCAGCGCCATCCTGCTGGTGATGATCGTGGTCGTCGCCGCGCTGGGCCTGCGCTCCGCCCTGCTGGTCGGCGTCGCCATCCCGGGCTCGTTCCTGATCGGCATCCTCTACCTGTTCCTGTTCGGCTTCACCATCAACATCGTGGTGCTGTTCTCGCTGATCCTGGCCGTCGGCATGCTGGTCGACGGCGCCATCGTGGTCACCGAATTCGCTGACCGGAAGATGGCCGAGGGCGAGCACCGCCGGACCGCCTACGCCCTGGCGGCGAAGCGCATGGCCTGGCCGATCATCGCCTCCACGGCGACCACGCTGGCCGCCTTCATGCCGCTGCTGTTCTGGCCCGGCGTGGTCGGCGAGTTCATGCAGTTCCTGCCGTTGACGCTCATCACCACGCTCTCGGGTTCGCTGCTCATGGCGCTGATCTTCGTGCCGACGCTGGGTTCGATCTTCGGCAAGAGCCCGACCGGCGAGAACAGCGCGGTCGCCATGGCGGAATCCGGATCGATCCGGGAAATTCCCGGTTTTACAGGCATGTACGCCAGGTTCCTCTCAGGCGTGATGAAGCGACCGGCGCTCTGGCCCTCGGTCATCGTCGCGCTGGCCGTGGCGACACTGATCGGCGTCAACGTGGCCTACGGGACCTTCGGCAAGGGGGTCGAGTTCTTCCCCGACGTCGAGCCTGAACAGGCGCTGGTCTACGTTCATGCCAGGGGCAATCTGTCGGTCCGCGAGCAGGATGCGCTGGTGCGCCAGGTGGAGGACCGGATCCTGACGCTGGACGACTTCTCGTCGGTCTACACGCGCGCCGGCAAGCGCAACGAGGACGGCTCCGACATATCCGAGGACGTCATCGGCATCATCAACCTGGAACTCAAGGACTGGGAAGACCGCCGCTCCGTCGACGAGATCTTCCCGCATATCCGCCGCCTGACATCCGACATCGCCGGCATCGTGGTCGAGCCGCGCGAGCCCGAGGCCGGTCCGCCCACCGGCAAGGACGTCCAGGTCCAGATCACCTCCATCTACCGTGAGAGCCTGGACCCGGTGGCCGCGCGGATCCGCAACTATCTGGAGAACGAGGTCGCCGACCTGCAGGACATCGAGGACTCGCGCCCCCTCCCCGGCATTCAGTGGGAACTGGAGGTCGACCGCGCCATGGCCGGCCGCTTCGGCGTCGACGTCGCCACCATCGGCGCCTATGTCCAGTTCGTCACCAACGGCGTGCTCGCGGACGACTACCTGCCCGACGACGCCGAGGAAGATGTCGACATCCGCATCCGCTTCCCCGTCGAGTACCGCAATCTCGACATGCTGGACAATCTCAACATCAACACGCCCCAAGGTTCGGTGCCGCTGTCGAACTTCGTCAAGCGCGAGGCCCGACCGAAGGTCGGCAAGATCGAGCGCATCGACGGCAAGTTCCGGCTGATGGTGAAGGCGAACGTCGCCGAGGGCGTGCTGGTCGACGACAAGGTGCAGGAGATCAAGGCCTGGCTGGACACCCAGGATATCCCGGAAAGCGTGGAGATCACCTTCCGCGGCGCCGACGAGGAACAGGCCAGGTCGATGCAGTTCCTGATGCAGGCCTTCGTCATCGCCCTGTTCATCATGGCGATCATCCTGGTCACGCAGTTCAACAGCTTCTACCGCGCCTTCCTGATCCTGACCGCGGTGATCATGTCCACCATCGGCGTGATGATCGGGCTTCTGGTGATGGATCAGCCCTTCGGCATCGTCATGACGGGCGTCGGCGTGATCTCGCTGGCGGGCATCGTCGTCAACAACAACATCGTCCTGATCGATACCTATGCCCATCTGGAGAAGCAGGGCATGGACCGCTACGAGGCGATCGTGCGCACCGGCGCCCAGCGTCTCCGACCGGTGCTGCTGACCACCATCACGACGATCTGCGGCCTGATGCCGATGGTCTTCCAGGCCAATATCGATTTCTTCACCCGCACCATCGCGATCGGCGCGCCGTCGACCCAGTGGTGGGTGCAGCTCGCCAGCGCCGTCGCCTTCGGTCTCGGCTTCGCGACCATTCTCACGCTGGTGGTGACGCCCTGCCTGCTGGCGCTCGGCGTCCGCGTCGGCCAGGCGGTGCACGGCCGCCGGAAGGGCGACGGCTCCGGCCGTGGCGACCACACGCCCGAACTGGACCTGGCGCCGGCGGAGTAG
- a CDS encoding mandelate racemase/muconate lactonizing enzyme family protein: MRIAKVDTLRLGEFPNLFWVRLTADDGTEGVGEAFFGSRAAVAYIHESAADILIGRDPRQINALNRDLTPYVGYSGSGAEMRGRSAIDMALHDLIGRATGLPVHDLLGGLARPSIRVYNTCAGYRYVREAPRQVTANWGLGAGAEGPYEDLDAFLNEAGDLAESLLEMGVTGMKIWPFDFAAERSRGFDISPAELETALEPFRKIRRAVGHRMDIMAELHGHWSPPAAARIAEALTDARPFWIEDAIRPDNWEGFQRLRQATNAQITASETVGGLRDWTRLINSGFVDVVMPDLGWCGGLSEARKIAAVAEARGLPVAPHDCTGPLQFAASVHFVLAMPNALIQEFVRAFYFGWYNEIAENLPEVADGRVTAPAGPGFGTRLKTGVFDRADAETVSSTA; encoded by the coding sequence ATGCGCATTGCCAAGGTCGACACGCTCCGGCTGGGTGAATTCCCAAATCTGTTCTGGGTCCGGCTGACGGCCGATGACGGAACGGAGGGCGTGGGCGAGGCCTTCTTCGGCTCGCGCGCCGCCGTCGCCTACATCCACGAGTCCGCCGCGGACATTCTGATCGGGCGGGATCCCCGGCAGATCAACGCGCTGAACCGAGATCTCACGCCCTATGTCGGCTATTCCGGCTCGGGGGCAGAAATGCGCGGGCGCTCCGCCATCGACATGGCGCTGCACGACCTCATCGGCCGGGCGACGGGACTGCCGGTCCATGATCTGCTGGGCGGCCTCGCGCGCCCCTCGATCCGCGTCTACAACACCTGCGCCGGCTATCGCTATGTCCGCGAGGCGCCGCGCCAGGTGACGGCCAACTGGGGCCTCGGCGCCGGCGCCGAAGGGCCCTACGAGGATCTCGACGCATTTCTCAACGAGGCCGGCGACCTGGCCGAGAGCCTGCTGGAAATGGGCGTCACGGGGATGAAGATCTGGCCCTTCGACTTCGCCGCGGAACGCAGCCGCGGCTTCGACATCTCCCCGGCGGAGCTGGAGACAGCGCTGGAGCCGTTCCGCAAGATCCGCCGGGCAGTCGGCCATCGAATGGATATCATGGCCGAGCTTCATGGCCACTGGTCGCCGCCGGCGGCTGCGCGCATCGCCGAGGCGCTGACGGACGCCCGCCCCTTCTGGATCGAGGACGCAATCCGGCCTGACAACTGGGAAGGTTTCCAGCGCCTCAGGCAAGCGACCAATGCCCAGATCACCGCTTCCGAGACCGTCGGCGGCCTGCGCGACTGGACGCGGCTGATCAACTCCGGCTTCGTCGATGTCGTCATGCCCGACCTGGGCTGGTGCGGCGGCCTCAGCGAGGCGCGCAAGATCGCCGCCGTGGCCGAGGCCCGCGGCCTGCCTGTCGCGCCGCACGACTGCACGGGGCCGCTGCAGTTCGCCGCCTCGGTCCATTTCGTGCTGGCGATGCCGAACGCGCTGATCCAGGAGTTCGTCCGCGCTTTCTATTTCGGCTGGTACAACGAGATCGCCGAAAACCTGCCAGAGGTGGCGGACGGACGCGTCACGGCCCCCGCCGGACCGGGCTTCGGCACGCGGCTGAAAACCGGCGTGTTCGACCGGGCGGACGCCGAGACGGTCAGCAGCACCGCCTGA
- a CDS encoding vitamin K epoxide reductase family protein — MARNNKKNDGRPIVLITGAAGGIGTALAEALSDRFHIVGMDMPGLEADCELIEFDLTDDASVAEAFEKFRARHGGRIASVVHLAAYFDFTGEDHPLYDAVNVEGTRRVLRRLQDFEVEQFVYSSTMLVHEPCELGAMIDEDSPIGPKWAYPKSKAESERVIAEEHGDIPVAMLRLAGMYDGESAIPTLSQQIARIYERDPKSHLYAGDQRAGQAVIHQDDVVELFRRTVERRKDLPEWCPILAGEEAVMSYAELQDEIGRLIHGEGDWTTVTVPAPVAKAGAWAEVKGEPVIPDDFDHGEPPFIRPFMVDMASDHFMLNTRKARDLLGWEPRRRLREELPGLVDSLKTDPAAWYDRNGIVQPYWMQAAEQKVDNAEDVRARHEAQFRREHRNNLWGHWTNMGLAFWLMTSPPLLDYQDPWMVWSDVASGVALLVFAFISLSWRHAWARWVTAAVGIWVMAAPLVFWAPSGVAYLNGTLVGMLVICFAVAVRPPPGVTAVASQTGPTIPKGWPFSPSSWYQRVPIIVLAVVGLLISRYLAAYQLEAIPGVWEPFFPGNEAGKNGTEEIITSSVSEAWPVPDAGLGALTYALEIIVGLIGSARRWRTMPWLVTIFGIMIVPLGAISIFFIVIQPIMIGTYCTLCLIAAAAMLIQIPYSVDELVATGQFLARRHRAGRPVLRIFFTGDTDEGAWEEVTDDFERSPWGIVREMVIGGVSLPWNLALCLLAGVWLMFTPLVLGFEGTMANVSHLVGSVAITVTVTALAAPLRAVRFLNLVLAACLLATPFMIGAGMAGWASCIGSALALTAFSIRRGHIRDSFGSWDRWIF, encoded by the coding sequence ATGGCCAGGAACAACAAGAAGAACGACGGCAGGCCCATCGTCCTCATCACCGGCGCTGCGGGCGGTATCGGAACGGCGCTCGCCGAAGCGTTGTCCGACCGTTTCCACATCGTCGGCATGGACATGCCGGGGCTCGAAGCCGACTGCGAGCTGATCGAGTTCGACCTGACCGATGACGCCTCGGTCGCGGAGGCATTCGAGAAGTTTCGCGCCCGCCATGGCGGGCGCATCGCTTCCGTCGTTCATCTGGCGGCCTATTTCGACTTCACCGGCGAGGATCATCCGCTCTACGACGCGGTCAATGTCGAGGGTACGCGCCGGGTGCTGCGGCGGCTGCAGGACTTCGAGGTCGAGCAGTTCGTCTATTCCAGCACCATGCTGGTGCACGAGCCCTGCGAGCTGGGGGCCATGATCGACGAGGACTCGCCGATCGGGCCGAAATGGGCCTATCCGAAATCCAAGGCCGAGTCCGAGAGGGTGATTGCCGAAGAACACGGCGACATACCCGTCGCAATGCTGCGTCTGGCCGGGATGTACGACGGCGAAAGCGCCATCCCGACATTGTCGCAGCAGATTGCGCGCATCTACGAGCGCGACCCGAAGAGCCATCTCTACGCCGGCGATCAGCGCGCGGGGCAGGCGGTAATCCATCAGGATGATGTCGTCGAACTGTTCCGCCGAACCGTGGAACGCCGCAAGGATCTGCCCGAATGGTGTCCGATCCTCGCCGGCGAAGAGGCGGTGATGAGCTATGCCGAGTTGCAGGACGAGATCGGCCGCCTGATCCATGGAGAGGGTGACTGGACGACAGTGACCGTACCCGCACCGGTGGCGAAGGCCGGCGCCTGGGCCGAGGTCAAGGGCGAGCCGGTCATTCCCGACGACTTCGACCATGGCGAACCGCCTTTCATCCGGCCCTTCATGGTCGACATGGCCAGCGACCATTTCATGCTCAACACGCGCAAGGCCCGGGATCTGCTGGGCTGGGAGCCCCGCCGGCGTCTGCGCGAGGAACTGCCCGGGCTGGTCGATAGCCTGAAGACCGACCCGGCCGCATGGTACGACCGCAACGGCATCGTCCAGCCGTACTGGATGCAGGCTGCCGAGCAGAAGGTCGACAACGCCGAGGACGTCCGCGCCCGCCACGAGGCGCAGTTCCGCCGCGAGCACCGCAACAATCTCTGGGGCCACTGGACGAACATGGGGCTGGCCTTCTGGCTCATGACGTCGCCGCCGCTGCTGGATTACCAGGACCCGTGGATGGTATGGAGCGATGTCGCCTCGGGTGTCGCCCTTCTGGTCTTCGCATTCATTTCGCTGTCCTGGCGCCACGCCTGGGCGCGCTGGGTCACGGCCGCCGTCGGTATCTGGGTGATGGCCGCGCCACTGGTCTTCTGGGCGCCCTCCGGCGTGGCCTATCTGAACGGCACCCTGGTCGGCATGCTGGTGATCTGCTTCGCGGTCGCCGTGCGCCCGCCGCCCGGCGTCACCGCCGTCGCTTCGCAGACCGGACCGACCATTCCGAAGGGCTGGCCGTTCTCCCCGTCGAGCTGGTACCAGCGCGTGCCGATCATCGTGCTGGCCGTGGTCGGACTGCTGATCTCCCGCTATCTTGCGGCCTACCAGCTCGAGGCCATTCCGGGCGTCTGGGAGCCGTTCTTTCCGGGCAACGAGGCGGGGAAGAACGGGACCGAGGAGATCATCACGTCAAGCGTCTCCGAAGCCTGGCCCGTGCCGGACGCCGGCCTGGGCGCGCTCACCTATGCGCTGGAAATCATCGTCGGGCTGATCGGTTCGGCCCGGCGCTGGCGGACCATGCCGTGGCTGGTGACCATCTTCGGCATCATGATCGTGCCGCTGGGCGCGATCTCGATCTTCTTCATCGTGATCCAGCCGATCATGATCGGCACCTACTGCACGCTCTGCCTGATCGCGGCCGCCGCCATGCTGATCCAGATCCCCTATTCGGTGGACGAACTGGTCGCAACCGGGCAGTTCCTGGCACGGCGTCACCGGGCGGGGCGGCCCGTGCTGCGCATCTTCTTCACCGGCGACACTGATGAGGGCGCGTGGGAGGAGGTCACCGACGACTTCGAGCGGAGCCCGTGGGGCATCGTCCGCGAGATGGTGATCGGCGGCGTTTCGCTGCCGTGGAATCTGGCGCTCTGCCTGCTGGCCGGCGTCTGGCTGATGTTCACGCCGCTGGTGCTGGGATTCGAGGGAACCATGGCCAATGTCAGTCACCTGGTCGGCTCCGTCGCCATCACAGTGACCGTCACTGCGCTGGCCGCGCCGCTGCGCGCGGTGCGGTTCCTCAACCTGGTCCTGGCGGCCTGCCTGCTGGCGACGCCGTTCATGATCGGCGCTGGCATGGCCGGCTGGGCGTCATGCATCGGCAGTGCGCTCGCGCTCACGGCATTCAGCATTCGCCGCGGCCATATCCGCGACAGCTT
- a CDS encoding PAS domain-containing protein, translating into MSLEVYRDPSDRDLKDPRLLRLRRYWHGLRQDGRLPSRDQVDPADLVPVLPVMFLIDVLAPGGYRYRLVGTDVVAGMGYDMTGQLVSRAYAGPDWNEVRKDYEFVIQDRRPCLTVNDVVLKPARLRKVYRRLLLPLASDGENVDVLMGAVVFVL; encoded by the coding sequence ATGAGCCTCGAGGTCTACCGCGATCCCAGTGACCGGGATCTGAAGGATCCGCGCCTGCTGCGGCTGCGGCGGTACTGGCACGGCCTGCGGCAGGACGGGCGTCTGCCGTCCCGCGATCAGGTCGATCCGGCCGATCTCGTACCGGTGTTGCCCGTGATGTTCCTGATCGACGTGCTGGCGCCGGGCGGCTACCGCTATCGTCTGGTAGGCACCGACGTCGTGGCGGGCATGGGCTATGACATGACCGGGCAGCTTGTCTCCCGCGCCTATGCCGGACCCGACTGGAACGAGGTGCGCAAGGACTACGAGTTCGTGATTCAGGATCGCCGACCCTGCCTGACCGTCAACGATGTGGTCCTCAAGCCCGCGCGTCTGCGCAAGGTCTACCGCCGCCTGCTGCTGCCGCTGGCCAGCGACGGCGAGAATGTGGACGTGCTGATGGGGGCTGTGGTCTTCGTGCTCTGA
- the fumC gene encoding class II fumarate hydratase, with the protein MSSGTRQESDSFGIIEVPSERYWGAQTQRSLGNFRIGADRFPPSFIRALGLVKWAAAMANMDFNLLDRKIGEAIVSAAKEVAENRLDDHFPLVVWQTGSGTQTNMNANEVIANRAIEILGGKMGAKDPVHPNDHVNRSQSSNDTFPTAMHVAVVEQLRNALVPSLRHLQEALSAKAESFEDIVKIGRTHLQDATPLTLGQEFSGYARQVELGMDRIRAAMPRLHPLAQGGTAVGTGLNSPAGFSETFVERIAEITHLPFESATNKFEALAAHDAMVEISGVLNTIAASLFKIAQDIRFLGSGPRSGLGELKLPQNEPGSSIMPGKVNPTQAEALTMVCVQIMGNHTAVTVAGSQGNFELNVFKPVIAHNVLHSIRLLADAAQSFTDNCIAGIEPDRERIAELMERSLMLVTALAPHIGYDAAAKIAKSAHDKGVTLREAALESGAVSAEDYDRWIDPKAMTEPDPGD; encoded by the coding sequence ATGTCCAGCGGCACGCGTCAGGAATCCGACTCCTTCGGCATCATCGAAGTGCCCTCCGAGCGCTACTGGGGCGCGCAGACGCAGCGCAGTCTGGGTAATTTCCGCATCGGCGCCGACCGCTTTCCGCCCTCGTTCATCCGCGCCCTGGGCCTGGTGAAATGGGCCGCCGCCATGGCCAACATGGATTTCAATCTTCTCGACAGGAAGATCGGCGAAGCCATTGTATCTGCAGCGAAAGAGGTCGCCGAGAACCGGCTGGACGATCACTTTCCGCTGGTCGTCTGGCAGACCGGTTCGGGCACCCAGACGAACATGAACGCCAACGAAGTGATCGCCAACCGCGCGATCGAAATCCTGGGCGGCAAGATGGGCGCCAAGGATCCCGTCCACCCCAACGATCACGTCAACCGCTCCCAGTCCTCCAACGACACCTTCCCGACGGCAATGCACGTCGCCGTGGTGGAACAGCTTCGCAATGCCCTCGTTCCGTCGCTGCGGCACCTGCAGGAAGCGCTCTCGGCGAAGGCCGAGAGCTTCGAGGACATCGTCAAGATCGGCCGCACCCATCTGCAGGATGCGACGCCGCTCACCCTCGGCCAGGAATTCTCCGGCTATGCCCGGCAGGTGGAACTGGGGATGGACCGCATCCGCGCCGCCATGCCCCGTCTCCACCCGCTGGCCCAGGGCGGCACCGCCGTCGGTACCGGCCTGAACAGCCCCGCAGGGTTCTCGGAGACGTTCGTGGAGCGGATCGCGGAAATCACCCACCTGCCCTTCGAATCGGCCACCAACAAGTTCGAGGCGCTGGCGGCGCATGACGCCATGGTGGAGATCTCCGGCGTGCTCAACACCATCGCCGCCAGCCTGTTCAAGATCGCCCAGGACATCCGCTTCCTGGGCTCCGGCCCGCGATCCGGTCTGGGCGAACTGAAGCTGCCGCAGAACGAGCCCGGTTCCTCGATCATGCCCGGCAAGGTGAACCCGACCCAGGCGGAGGCGCTGACCATGGTCTGCGTCCAGATCATGGGCAACCACACCGCAGTCACCGTGGCCGGCAGCCAGGGCAATTTCGAACTCAACGTCTTCAAGCCGGTGATCGCCCACAACGTGCTGCACTCCATCCGCCTTCTGGCGGACGCGGCGCAGAGCTTCACGGACAACTGCATCGCCGGCATCGAGCCCGACCGGGAGCGCATCGCCGAGCTGATGGAGCGTTCGCTGATGCTGGTGACGGCGCTCGCCCCGCATATCGGCTACGACGCGGCCGCGAAGATCGCCAAGTCGGCACACGACAAGGGCGTCACCCTGCGGGAGGCGGCGCTGGAGAGCGGCGCGGTCAGCGCCGAGGATTACGACCGCTGGATCGATCCGAAGGCGATGACGGAACCCGATCCGGGGGATTGA
- a CDS encoding PadR family transcriptional regulator, whose translation MDIRTLCLGILTFGDATGYEIKKTFEDDLSHFYEASFGSIYPALTRMTEEGLVTCTEQAQDGRPDKKIYTITSAGRMVFLDALSEPPRKDRIRSEFLAMLMFSDLMSTARVSRLIDDRLGELQSKIDGLAECHGNATSNVDKFMRGFGAAIYRAERDYLNDNRHLLEAEALLARSAGD comes from the coding sequence ATGGATATCCGCACCCTTTGCCTCGGCATCCTCACATTCGGGGACGCCACCGGCTATGAAATCAAGAAGACCTTCGAGGATGATCTGAGCCACTTCTACGAGGCCAGTTTCGGCTCGATCTATCCGGCCCTGACCAGGATGACCGAGGAAGGTCTGGTGACCTGCACCGAACAGGCGCAGGACGGCCGCCCCGACAAGAAGATCTACACCATCACGTCCGCCGGCCGCATGGTCTTCCTGGACGCGCTTTCCGAACCGCCGCGCAAGGATCGGATCCGCTCCGAGTTCCTGGCGATGCTGATGTTCTCCGACCTGATGTCGACCGCCCGGGTCTCCCGGCTGATCGACGACCGGCTGGGCGAACTGCAGTCGAAGATCGACGGTCTCGCCGAATGTCACGGCAACGCAACGTCGAACGTCGACAAGTTCATGCGGGGCTTCGGCGCCGCCATCTACCGGGCGGAACGCGACTATCTGAACGACAACCGCCACCTGCTCGAAGCCGAAGCGCTGCTCGCCCGCTCCGCGGGCGACTGA
- a CDS encoding efflux RND transporter periplasmic adaptor subunit — MNRSFIIAIVIAVLAVGWLATGVFRDEIAQAIEQPSGDGAAEAQAAGEGDAGDDRAERATAALTAPAEDREIMRVQTEVFEARPHAMEIGVRGRTESVRTVDLRAEAEGKVVKLYKAKGETVKAGDPIARLSTEDREARRLEALALIEQREIEYNAAVKLAAKGYKSETSVATARALLDAARAAQKRVAVEIEQLTIRAPFDGVIAVRPIQLGAFLRIGDPVATIVDRDPILIVGNISEREVGLVEVGAPATARLVDGATVQGTVRFISPTADASTRTFRIEVEADNAERRIRDGVTAEIQLAAGEAPAHRLTPAILTLNDQGDVGVRTVDRERRVRFRPVEIIADDADGVWVAGLPQTAEIITVGQEYVREGQTVEVARAAGSQDQRP; from the coding sequence TTGAACCGCTCCTTCATCATCGCCATCGTGATCGCAGTGCTGGCGGTCGGGTGGCTCGCCACCGGCGTATTCCGGGACGAGATCGCCCAGGCCATCGAGCAGCCATCAGGCGACGGCGCCGCGGAAGCGCAGGCTGCCGGTGAGGGCGATGCCGGCGACGACCGGGCCGAACGCGCCACCGCGGCACTGACTGCCCCTGCGGAAGACCGCGAGATCATGCGCGTGCAGACCGAAGTCTTCGAGGCCCGTCCCCACGCCATGGAGATCGGCGTGCGCGGCCGCACGGAGTCGGTCCGCACCGTCGACCTCCGTGCAGAGGCCGAGGGCAAGGTGGTCAAGCTCTACAAGGCCAAGGGCGAGACCGTGAAGGCCGGCGACCCCATCGCCCGCCTCAGCACCGAGGACCGCGAGGCCCGCCGCCTCGAAGCGCTGGCCCTGATCGAACAGCGTGAAATCGAGTACAACGCCGCCGTGAAGCTGGCCGCCAAGGGCTACAAGTCCGAGACCTCGGTCGCCACGGCCAGGGCGCTGCTGGATGCGGCCCGCGCGGCACAGAAGCGCGTCGCCGTCGAGATCGAGCAACTCACGATCCGCGCGCCATTCGACGGCGTTATCGCCGTCCGGCCGATTCAGCTCGGCGCCTTCCTGCGGATAGGCGATCCGGTGGCCACCATCGTCGACCGCGATCCGATTCTGATCGTCGGCAACATCTCCGAGCGCGAGGTCGGCCTGGTCGAAGTTGGCGCGCCCGCCACGGCGCGGCTGGTCGACGGCGCCACGGTCCAGGGCACGGTCCGCTTCATCTCGCCGACCGCGGACGCCAGCACGCGGACCTTCCGCATCGAGGTCGAGGCCGACAATGCAGAGCGACGCATCCGCGACGGGGTCACCGCCGAGATACAGCTCGCCGCCGGCGAGGCGCCGGCGCACCGCCTGACGCCCGCGATCCTGACGCTCAACGACCAGGGCGATGTCGGCGTGCGGACGGTGGACCGGGAGCGCCGGGTGCGCTTCCGGCCGGTTGAGATCATCGCTGACGACGCCGATGGAGTCTGGGTCGCCGGCCTGCCGCAGACGGCCGAAATCATCACCGTTGGGCAGGAATACGTGCGCGAGGGCCAGACCGTGGAAGTGGCCCGGGCGGCGGGCAGCCAGGACCAGCGCCCATGA